One Deinococcus sp. LM3 DNA segment encodes these proteins:
- the ptsG gene encoding glucose-specific PTS transporter subunit IIBC, with protein MTTPTSTAPGSVPGKPPRKTVFAALQEIGKALMLPVAVLPAAGLLLGFGSAFNDPSYSWHASIPEWLQFTGRMMVGASDVIFGNLPVIFALGVAIGLASGAGVAALAALVGFLVMHATISAYLGLGDAAKFDALSAASKGAYAKVLGINSLQTGVFGGILMGLLSAFLYNRYKDIRLPAFLGFFAGRRFVPIVTAASAIVVGILLTYLWPPVQQGLNAFSNVATEGAPVAASGIFGFVNRLLIPFGLHHIWYQPFWFIAGEYTTPAGEVVRGDLTRYIAGDRSAGIFMTGFFPIMLFALPAAALAIVHEARPERRKVIAGIMGSAALTSFLTGITEPIEFAFMFVAPLLYVFHAAMTGLSFMVMNVLGSRSGFTFSGGAIDYFLLMPKSTRAWLVPVVGLVFAAVYYVVFRAVIRRFNIMTPGREEVSSEDTAAATVRAAGGDRELAVDILRALGGPSNISNLDACITRLRVSVNDKSRVSKSQLQMLGAAGVLEVGNSVQAVYGTRSDQLKEEMRRVIEEGAYTEANPAATRPADAAPAQVHVGPAAPAITTQPNPIPQTAGGAPALPADFTLPMPGRVLPITDVPDPVFSGRVMGDGFAIEPTGGRVVAPVSGEVVTLFPTGHAIGLRADSGLEVLVHVGIDTVSLNGEGFTARVAQGDRVTAGQTLVDVDLDAVRPRVPSLITPVIFTNLAPDQSVQIDGQTVTLKS; from the coding sequence ATGACCACACCCACCTCCACCGCCCCTGGCTCCGTGCCGGGCAAGCCGCCCCGCAAGACCGTCTTCGCCGCCCTCCAGGAGATCGGCAAGGCCCTGATGCTCCCGGTCGCGGTGCTGCCCGCCGCCGGACTGCTGCTGGGCTTCGGCTCGGCCTTCAACGACCCCAGTTACTCCTGGCACGCCAGCATTCCCGAGTGGCTGCAGTTCACCGGCCGCATGATGGTCGGCGCGTCCGACGTGATCTTCGGGAACCTCCCGGTCATCTTCGCGCTGGGCGTGGCCATCGGCCTCGCGTCCGGCGCGGGTGTCGCGGCGCTCGCCGCGCTGGTCGGTTTCCTGGTCATGCACGCCACCATCAGCGCCTACCTGGGCCTCGGTGACGCCGCGAAATTCGACGCGCTGAGCGCCGCCAGCAAGGGCGCGTACGCCAAGGTGCTGGGTATCAACTCGCTGCAGACCGGCGTGTTCGGCGGCATCCTGATGGGCCTGCTCTCCGCGTTCCTGTACAACCGCTACAAGGACATCCGCCTGCCCGCCTTCCTGGGCTTCTTCGCGGGACGGCGCTTCGTGCCGATCGTCACGGCCGCCTCGGCCATCGTGGTCGGCATCCTGCTGACCTACCTGTGGCCGCCGGTGCAGCAGGGCCTGAACGCCTTCTCGAACGTCGCCACCGAGGGCGCGCCCGTCGCGGCCAGCGGCATCTTCGGCTTCGTGAACCGCCTGCTGATCCCGTTCGGGCTGCACCACATCTGGTACCAGCCGTTCTGGTTCATCGCCGGGGAGTACACCACGCCCGCCGGTGAGGTCGTGCGCGGCGACCTGACCCGCTACATCGCCGGGGACCGCAGCGCCGGGATCTTCATGACCGGCTTCTTCCCGATCATGCTGTTCGCCCTGCCCGCCGCCGCGCTGGCGATCGTGCACGAAGCCCGCCCGGAGCGCCGCAAGGTCATCGCCGGGATCATGGGCAGCGCCGCCCTGACCTCCTTCCTGACCGGCATCACCGAACCCATCGAGTTCGCGTTCATGTTCGTCGCGCCGCTGCTGTACGTGTTCCACGCCGCCATGACCGGCCTGAGCTTCATGGTCATGAACGTCCTCGGGTCGCGCAGCGGCTTCACCTTCAGCGGCGGGGCCATCGACTACTTCCTGCTGATGCCCAAGAGCACCCGCGCGTGGCTGGTGCCGGTCGTGGGCCTCGTGTTCGCCGCCGTGTACTATGTGGTGTTCCGCGCCGTCATCCGCCGCTTCAACATCATGACCCCCGGCCGTGAGGAGGTCAGCAGCGAGGACACCGCCGCCGCCACCGTCCGCGCCGCCGGCGGGGACCGCGAACTGGCCGTGGACATCCTGCGCGCCCTGGGCGGCCCCAGCAACATCAGCAACCTCGACGCCTGCATCACCCGCCTGCGCGTCAGCGTGAACGACAAGAGCCGCGTCAGCAAGAGCCAGCTCCAGATGCTCGGCGCCGCCGGCGTGCTGGAAGTCGGCAACAGCGTGCAGGCCGTGTACGGCACCCGCAGCGACCAGCTGAAAGAGGAGATGCGCCGCGTGATCGAGGAAGGCGCGTACACCGAGGCCAACCCCGCCGCGACCCGCCCCGCCGACGCCGCGCCCGCCCAGGTTCACGTCGGCCCGGCCGCGCCCGCCATCACCACCCAGCCCAACCCCATCCCGCAGACCGCCGGCGGCGCGCCCGCCCTGCCTGCCGACTTCACGCTGCCCATGCCGGGGCGCGTGCTGCCCATCACGGACGTGCCCGACCCCGTCTTCAGCGGCCGGGTCATGGGTGACGGCTTCGCCATCGAACCCACCGGCGGCCGCGTCGTCGCCCCCGTCAGCGGCGAGGTCGTCACGCTGTTCCCCACCGGTCACGCCATCGGCCTGCGCGCCGACAGCGGCCTGGAAGTCCTCGTGCACGTCGGCATCGACACGGTCAGCCTGAACGGCGAGGGCTTCACCGCCCGCGTCGCGCAGGGCGACCGCGTGACCGCCGGGCAGACCCTGGTGGACGTGGACCTGGACGCCGTGCGCCCCCGCGTGCCCAGCCTGATCACGCCCGTGATCTTCACGAACCTCGCCCCGGACCAGAGCGTGCAGATCGACGGTCAGACCGTCACGCTGAAGTCCTGA
- a CDS encoding MurR/RpiR family transcriptional regulator yields the protein MTTAVTPGAGGAIGRIRLHADSLSPSLRRVADHVVAHADTTVHQTITEVAASVGVSEATITRLCHKLNYAGFHAFKIALASDLGGRRPRPDEAGDAPSQMQRLTQQAVRSLEGTARMLDPQVTEDVADRLARAPRVDLTGQGNSSLTAQFFAHRLLRIGVPAATYPDPHLAAVSISTLPRGSVVIGLSGTGSTLDTIGHLKLAQQCGLYTVAVTHRAASPITRHASAVLFTASQEDPLTDGVLDTLTSQLLLLEALYAALLTRRPEADAMLRVTANSVGEKKA from the coding sequence ATGACCACCGCCGTCACACCGGGCGCGGGCGGCGCCATCGGGCGCATCCGCCTGCACGCCGACTCGCTCTCCCCCAGCCTGCGCCGCGTCGCGGATCACGTCGTCGCGCACGCCGACACCACCGTCCACCAGACCATCACCGAGGTCGCCGCCAGCGTCGGCGTCAGCGAGGCCACCATCACGCGGCTGTGCCACAAACTGAACTACGCCGGGTTTCACGCCTTCAAGATCGCGCTCGCCAGCGACCTCGGCGGCCGCCGCCCCCGCCCGGACGAAGCCGGGGACGCCCCCAGCCAGATGCAGCGCCTGACGCAGCAGGCCGTCCGCAGCCTCGAAGGCACCGCCCGCATGCTCGACCCGCAGGTCACCGAGGACGTCGCCGACCGCCTCGCCCGCGCCCCGCGCGTGGACCTGACCGGGCAGGGCAACAGCAGCCTCACCGCGCAGTTCTTCGCGCACCGCCTGCTGCGCATCGGCGTGCCCGCCGCCACGTACCCCGACCCGCACCTCGCGGCCGTCAGCATCTCGACGCTGCCGCGCGGCAGCGTCGTCATCGGCCTGAGCGGCACCGGCAGCACCCTCGACACCATCGGGCACCTGAAACTCGCGCAGCAGTGCGGGCTGTACACGGTCGCCGTCACGCACCGCGCCGCCAGTCCCATCACCCGCCACGCCAGCGCCGTGCTGTTCACCGCCAGCCAGGAAGACCCCCTGACCGACGGCGTGCTGGACACCCTGACCAGCCAGCTGCTGCTGCTCGAGGCACTGTACGCCGCCCTGCTGACCCGCCGCCCCGAGGCGGACGCCATGCTGCGCGTCACCGCCAACAGCGTCGGCGAGAAGAAAGCCTGA
- a CDS encoding bifunctional diguanylate cyclase/phosphodiesterase, whose product MQDGGQSEQSGAVTPGSTTPYSPALGRATLDLLNHSAAPLLIAAPDGRILGVTPALLTLLERTAPTVTGQRAAALVTPTHHAQLAALLNGPLLPEPAPLELLRGDGQPLSVRVRALPLPAPHHATLLVVTSAATPLHLPGEQLYRELLDHLPIDVALFDPQGRYLYCNPAAIRDPGIRAAVIGLTNPEYAAWRGHPPELASGRVERFREAAARRRAVQWEETMQAGGEARVYRRAYWPVFQADGSLQFMIGHGADVTSSVEQGQRMTLLETMVATSVDPLLLLDARPGPTYLTVVYGNPALHELLRDQGLDDLPAAPLPEWPLGSGNRVTITAMIGQLHPSEPRREVLYLPDAHQWLELHASPILAPDGQCTHWAVNLRDVSDAQRATQVQTHVAAANRLALGGAPLQDSVDALLGGIESLNPGWKAALVLADPDGTLQVVGEINRTFQQAVNGTPSRHLQDMWGQVDPDRTGLSMDIPDLLDFDSPLLAAREIAPRLGVRTLTQLPLYGRDGQLLGVLAAAHGQAHQWAAPLTDTLRRRVPAASMLVEQHLQQRRLSALAFTDALTGLMNRVTLGERLDQLLIDAQIGGERLAFGLMDLDRFKFLNDGYGHVAGDRLLQQLARRLEQVCAAYAVPALARMGGDEFAVIVPAGRLPEVTAGLNAVFDQPFETGSGAVLMQASLGWSVYPDTARDASELHQQADAAMYAAKRRQLFSQVFEATTRTGRQTLTLETALRESLRDGDFHLVFQPQIGVRRGSLVGAEALLRWTHPVLGSVPPDQFIPVAEMGGLMGQLGDWVLRVACQEATRWTGVCLSVNVSSVQLNAPDFADQVRAALAGSGLSARRLVLEVTETGLLDNPARTRQTLQALRDEGVRISIDDFGTGYSSLVSVRTLPVDELKIDRSFVNDLGQDSQEGRESRAIIGASVLMAHAMGIDVVAEGVETPEQAAQLAELGCDLMQGWLYAPGLSAEQFLDWQARWRQEKTTP is encoded by the coding sequence ATGCAGGATGGTGGTCAATCGGAACAGTCAGGTGCGGTCACGCCAGGAAGCACCACACCATACAGCCCCGCGCTGGGCCGGGCCACGCTGGACCTCCTGAACCACAGCGCCGCCCCACTGCTGATCGCGGCTCCGGACGGACGGATCCTGGGCGTCACGCCCGCCCTGCTGACCCTGCTGGAGCGCACCGCGCCGACCGTGACCGGGCAGCGGGCCGCCGCGCTCGTCACGCCCACCCATCACGCCCAGCTGGCCGCGCTCCTGAACGGCCCGCTCCTGCCGGAACCCGCGCCACTGGAACTGCTGCGCGGCGACGGTCAGCCGCTGAGCGTGCGGGTACGGGCCCTGCCGCTGCCCGCCCCCCACCACGCGACCCTGCTGGTGGTCACGTCCGCGGCCACGCCACTGCACCTGCCCGGCGAGCAGCTGTACCGCGAACTGCTCGATCACCTGCCGATCGACGTGGCGCTGTTCGACCCGCAGGGCCGCTACCTGTACTGCAATCCGGCCGCGATCCGCGATCCGGGGATCCGCGCGGCCGTGATCGGCCTGACCAACCCGGAATACGCCGCGTGGCGCGGGCATCCACCGGAACTGGCCTCCGGGCGGGTGGAGCGTTTCCGGGAAGCGGCTGCCCGCCGCCGCGCCGTGCAGTGGGAGGAGACCATGCAGGCCGGCGGCGAGGCGCGCGTGTACCGGCGGGCGTACTGGCCGGTGTTTCAGGCGGACGGCTCGCTACAGTTCATGATCGGACACGGCGCGGACGTCACCAGCAGCGTCGAGCAGGGTCAGCGCATGACGCTGCTCGAGACCATGGTCGCCACGTCCGTGGACCCGCTGCTGCTGCTCGACGCGCGGCCCGGCCCGACGTACCTGACCGTCGTGTACGGGAACCCGGCCCTGCACGAACTGCTGCGCGACCAGGGACTGGACGACCTGCCGGCCGCGCCGCTGCCCGAGTGGCCGCTGGGCAGCGGCAACCGCGTGACCATCACCGCCATGATCGGGCAGCTGCACCCGAGCGAACCGCGCCGCGAGGTGCTGTATCTGCCGGACGCGCACCAGTGGCTGGAACTGCACGCCAGTCCCATCCTCGCGCCGGACGGGCAGTGCACCCACTGGGCAGTGAACCTGCGCGACGTGAGCGACGCGCAGCGCGCCACGCAGGTCCAGACGCACGTCGCGGCCGCCAACCGGCTGGCGCTGGGCGGGGCGCCCCTCCAGGACAGCGTGGACGCCCTGCTGGGCGGCATCGAGTCGCTGAACCCCGGCTGGAAGGCCGCGCTGGTCCTGGCGGACCCGGACGGGACGCTGCAGGTGGTCGGGGAGATCAACCGCACCTTCCAGCAGGCCGTGAACGGCACGCCGTCCCGGCACCTGCAGGACATGTGGGGCCAAGTGGACCCGGACCGCACCGGCCTGAGCATGGACATCCCGGACCTGCTGGATTTCGATTCGCCGCTGCTGGCCGCGCGGGAGATCGCGCCCAGGCTGGGCGTGCGGACGCTCACGCAGTTGCCGCTGTACGGCCGTGACGGGCAGCTGCTGGGCGTGCTGGCCGCCGCGCACGGTCAGGCGCACCAGTGGGCGGCGCCCCTGACCGACACCCTGCGGCGGCGTGTGCCGGCCGCGTCCATGCTGGTCGAGCAGCACCTGCAGCAGCGGCGACTGTCCGCCCTGGCCTTCACGGACGCCCTGACCGGCCTGATGAACCGCGTGACCCTCGGCGAGCGGCTCGATCAGCTGCTGATCGACGCGCAGATCGGCGGTGAACGCCTCGCGTTCGGCCTGATGGACCTCGACCGGTTCAAGTTCCTGAACGACGGGTACGGGCACGTCGCCGGCGACCGACTGCTGCAGCAGCTCGCCCGCCGCCTCGAGCAGGTCTGCGCTGCGTACGCCGTGCCGGCCCTGGCCCGCATGGGCGGCGACGAGTTCGCGGTGATCGTCCCGGCCGGACGCCTGCCGGAAGTGACGGCCGGCCTGAACGCTGTGTTCGATCAGCCGTTCGAGACGGGCAGCGGCGCGGTCCTGATGCAGGCGTCGCTGGGCTGGAGCGTGTACCCGGACACCGCCCGCGACGCCAGCGAACTGCACCAGCAGGCCGACGCCGCCATGTACGCTGCCAAACGCCGCCAGCTGTTCTCGCAGGTGTTCGAGGCGACCACCCGCACGGGCCGGCAGACCCTGACCCTGGAAACGGCGCTGCGCGAGAGCCTGCGCGACGGGGACTTCCACCTGGTGTTCCAGCCGCAGATCGGCGTGCGCCGGGGCAGCCTGGTCGGCGCGGAGGCGCTGCTGCGCTGGACCCACCCGGTCCTGGGTTCCGTGCCGCCGGACCAGTTCATTCCGGTCGCCGAGATGGGCGGCCTGATGGGGCAGCTGGGGGACTGGGTGCTGCGGGTCGCGTGCCAGGAAGCCACCCGCTGGACCGGCGTGTGCCTGAGCGTGAACGTGTCCAGCGTCCAGCTGAACGCCCCGGACTTCGCCGATCAGGTCCGCGCGGCCCTGGCCGGCAGCGGCCTGAGCGCCCGGCGGCTGGTGCTGGAAGTCACGGAAACCGGCCTGCTCGACAATCCGGCCCGTACCCGCCAGACCCTCCAGGCGCTGCGGGACGAGGGCGTGCGGATCAGCATCGACGATTTCGGCACCGGGTACTCGTCGCTGGTCAGCGTGCGGACTCTGCCGGTCGACGAGTTGAAGATCGACCGGTCCTTCGTGAACGACCTCGGTCAGGATTCCCAGGAGGGCCGCGAGAGCCGCGCGATCATCGGGGCCAGCGTCCTGATGGCGCACGCCATGGGCATCGACGTGGTCGCCGAGGGCGTCGAGACGCCCGAACAGGCCGCGCAACTTGCGGAACTCGGCTGCGACCTGATGCAGGGCTGGCTGTACGCGCCGGGCCTGAGCGCCGAGCAGTTCCTGGACTGGCAGGCGCGGTGGCGTCAGGAGAAGACCACGCCCTGA
- a CDS encoding aldehyde dehydrogenase family protein produces the protein MQAGDQRLGVGEQARAAAGRQVRQRGFEQRSGAGEAGGGLGAAEVQPGEALDWIRARPKPLALYVFSRSGAAARDVIAQTSAGNTVVNHGFLNMIHPGLPFGGVGGSGRGQYHGEAGFRTLSHERAVLTQRSWSPADLFRPPYARPGVQALWAARRLGDRLRGQDRPRR, from the coding sequence TTGCAGGCCGGCGATCAGCGCCTGGGTGTAGGTGAGCAGGCGCGCGCCGCCGCCGGGCGGCAGGTCCGGCAGCGCGGTTTCGAGCAGCGGAGCGGTGCGGGCGAGGCTGGCGGGGGTTTGGGTGCCGCCGAGGTGCAGCCCGGCGAGGCGCTCGACTGGATCCGCGCGCGGCCCAAACCGCTCGCGCTGTACGTGTTCAGCCGCTCCGGCGCGGCGGCCCGCGACGTGATCGCGCAGACCAGCGCCGGGAACACGGTCGTGAATCACGGGTTCCTGAACATGATTCATCCGGGCCTGCCGTTCGGCGGGGTCGGCGGGAGCGGCCGCGGCCAGTACCACGGCGAGGCGGGCTTCCGGACCCTCTCACACGAGCGGGCGGTCCTGACACAGCGGAGCTGGAGTCCCGCCGACCTGTTCCGCCCGCCCTACGCGCGGCCCGGCGTGCAGGCGCTCTGGGCGGCCCGCCGCCTCGGCGACCGACTGCGCGGGCAGGACCGGCCCCGGCGCTGA
- a CDS encoding EAL domain-containing protein, producing MEPDLTPTDLAVLSALTDTVDPLLVVDSASGRVLMVSEAFAQWSGYPREQLRDSETGALLASQDREGFRLSLQVFLDGDMPSARRDFMFQGANGQPLPAQVRGLRFTLAGGRRVGLLAIRPATELLPAALFYRQILEELPLELSVLDPDGRYLYVNPAAAPDPAVRTALTGLTAREAAALLNLPDSDLPAREAAVTRAQRDPARLRWTEMQAGQLQERTLVPILNERGSLNLMLTYATDLPERLRQSERLTLLEGSMQAAVVPMCVLDARRNHQHGRVAYTNAAFQTLLSPLPVALGTHPLEWPWAPADRQVIRALLTELNATGAASFTRDVNLPARNEWWEVTATRVGQDLAGSGSHWALFLRDVGEQRRADLFLRSLADANVASLMDAPLEQVLGVLFGGLREVLGSWSAGVVTLDHELIQLLGQVSAPLRQALVTYPSEYARALWGRRDPHKLSRAVVIHEQWERHPVGQAVRGEWVPAVRTSVEVPMYDRNRELLGVLALTHPKRLEVGADLLRLAENMAGHIALFIDRQRTLEQLERLAFTDALTGLTNRGGFARRAAQQLSGGAPLALALMDLNRFKIVNDTLGHDVGDELLRAISARLEEVLRAWPVSTLARMGGDEFALLLDDPALIEPVSEAIRVAMAQPFDVAGRPLRVGIAVGWSVYPDTAPDTAGLLRQADTAMYLAKRAGLGFQVFRPAAQPRIAHLTLETALYEALRAGQFTLVFQPQVQVKTRELIGAEVLIRWTHPELGVISPAEFIPLAEATGLIDGIGAFVLREALREAVTWPAPLRLSVNVSPVQLRHPQFTARLAALLDEVAFDPTRLTLEVTETAFINDLSAVTGAVRQLRSLQVKVAVDDFGTGYSTLMTLRDLLAHELKIDRAFVRDLCTPGREGRQNRAIVQATLGLAQALGLQVVAEGVETPEQADLLADLGCPVMQGYLIAPGLDARNFREQFLTVRA from the coding sequence ATGGAACCCGACCTGACTCCCACCGACCTGGCGGTCCTGTCGGCCCTGACCGACACGGTCGACCCGCTGCTGGTCGTGGACAGCGCGTCGGGCCGGGTGCTGATGGTGTCGGAGGCGTTCGCGCAGTGGAGCGGGTACCCGCGTGAGCAGTTACGGGACTCAGAGACGGGGGCGCTGCTGGCATCGCAGGACCGCGAGGGGTTCCGCCTGAGCCTGCAGGTGTTCCTGGACGGGGACATGCCGTCCGCGCGGCGGGACTTCATGTTCCAGGGGGCGAACGGGCAGCCGCTGCCGGCGCAGGTGCGCGGGCTGCGGTTCACGCTCGCCGGGGGGCGGCGCGTGGGCCTGCTGGCGATCCGCCCCGCGACGGAACTGCTGCCCGCCGCGCTGTTCTACCGGCAGATCCTGGAGGAACTGCCGCTGGAACTCTCGGTGCTGGACCCGGACGGCCGGTACCTGTACGTGAACCCGGCGGCGGCGCCCGACCCGGCGGTCCGCACGGCCCTGACCGGCCTGACCGCGCGGGAAGCGGCGGCCCTGCTGAACCTGCCCGACTCGGACCTGCCGGCGCGGGAGGCGGCCGTGACCCGCGCGCAGCGTGACCCGGCGCGGCTGCGCTGGACGGAAATGCAGGCGGGGCAGTTGCAGGAGCGGACGCTGGTGCCGATCCTGAACGAACGCGGCAGCCTGAACCTGATGCTGACCTACGCCACGGACCTGCCCGAGCGGCTGCGGCAGTCCGAGCGGCTCACGCTGCTGGAAGGCAGCATGCAGGCGGCCGTGGTGCCCATGTGCGTCCTGGACGCCCGCCGTAACCATCAGCACGGGCGGGTGGCGTACACGAACGCGGCGTTCCAGACGCTGCTCTCGCCGCTGCCGGTCGCGCTGGGCACGCACCCGCTGGAGTGGCCGTGGGCGCCGGCGGACCGGCAGGTGATCCGGGCGCTGCTGACGGAACTGAACGCGACCGGCGCCGCCTCGTTCACGCGGGACGTGAACCTGCCCGCCCGGAACGAGTGGTGGGAGGTGACCGCCACGCGCGTCGGGCAGGACCTGGCCGGCAGCGGCAGTCACTGGGCACTGTTCCTGCGGGACGTGGGCGAACAGCGCCGCGCGGACCTGTTCCTGCGCAGCCTGGCGGACGCGAACGTGGCCTCTTTGATGGACGCCCCGCTGGAACAGGTGCTGGGTGTCCTGTTCGGTGGGCTGCGCGAGGTGCTGGGCAGCTGGAGTGCCGGCGTGGTCACCCTGGACCATGAGCTGATCCAGCTGCTGGGTCAGGTGTCCGCCCCGCTGCGGCAGGCGCTCGTCACCTATCCCAGCGAGTACGCCCGCGCCCTGTGGGGCCGCCGCGACCCGCACAAGCTCAGCCGGGCCGTCGTGATCCACGAGCAGTGGGAACGGCATCCGGTCGGGCAGGCCGTGCGGGGCGAGTGGGTGCCGGCCGTGCGGACCAGCGTGGAGGTGCCCATGTACGACCGCAACCGCGAACTGCTGGGCGTGCTGGCCCTGACCCACCCCAAGCGGCTGGAGGTGGGTGCGGACCTGCTCCGGCTCGCGGAAAACATGGCCGGGCACATCGCGCTGTTCATCGACCGGCAGCGCACCCTGGAGCAGCTCGAGCGGCTGGCGTTCACGGACGCGCTGACCGGCCTGACCAACCGGGGCGGGTTCGCGCGCCGCGCGGCCCAGCAGCTGTCGGGCGGGGCGCCGCTGGCGCTGGCGCTGATGGACCTCAACCGCTTCAAGATCGTGAACGACACGCTCGGGCATGACGTGGGCGACGAGTTGCTGCGCGCCATCAGCGCCCGGCTGGAGGAGGTGCTGCGCGCGTGGCCGGTGTCCACGCTGGCCCGCATGGGTGGCGACGAGTTCGCGCTGCTGCTGGACGATCCGGCGCTGATCGAGCCGGTCAGCGAGGCGATCCGGGTGGCCATGGCGCAGCCGTTCGACGTGGCGGGCCGGCCCCTGCGGGTCGGGATCGCGGTCGGCTGGAGCGTCTACCCGGACACCGCGCCGGATACGGCGGGGCTGCTGCGGCAGGCGGACACGGCCATGTACCTCGCCAAGCGCGCCGGGCTGGGTTTTCAGGTGTTCAGGCCGGCCGCGCAGCCGCGTATCGCGCACCTGACGCTGGAAACGGCGCTGTACGAGGCGCTGCGCGCCGGTCAGTTCACGCTGGTGTTCCAGCCGCAGGTGCAGGTCAAGACCCGTGAACTGATCGGCGCGGAGGTCCTGATCCGCTGGACCCACCCGGAACTGGGCGTGATCTCGCCGGCCGAGTTCATTCCGCTCGCCGAGGCGACCGGCCTGATCGACGGGATCGGCGCGTTCGTGCTGCGGGAGGCGCTGCGCGAGGCGGTCACGTGGCCCGCGCCGCTGCGCCTGAGCGTGAACGTGTCGCCGGTGCAACTGCGTCACCCGCAGTTCACGGCGCGGCTCGCGGCGCTGCTGGACGAGGTCGCCTTCGACCCGACGCGGCTGACGCTGGAAGTGACGGAAACGGCGTTCATCAACGACCTGAGCGCCGTGACGGGCGCCGTGAGGCAACTGCGGTCCCTGCAGGTGAAAGTCGCGGTGGACGACTTCGGCACCGGGTACTCCACGCTGATGACCCTGCGCGACCTGCTGGCGCACGAACTGAAGATCGACCGGGCCTTCGTACGCGACCTGTGCACGCCGGGCCGCGAGGGTCGGCAGAACCGCGCGATCGTGCAGGCGACCCTGGGGCTCGCGCAGGCGCTGGGGCTACAGGTGGTCGCCGAGGGCGTGGAAACGCCGGAGCAGGCCGACCTGCTGGCCGACCTGGGCTGCCCGGTCATGCAGGGCTATCTGATCGCGCCGGGCCTGGACGCCCGGAACTTCCGCGAGCAGTTCCTGACCGTCCGGGCCTGA
- a CDS encoding DNA repair protein: protein MARAKTKTEPTTASPFTAFDALMATAAVDSQIQALADSGADTLTLDAALTEATQAAQRRWGLGLHHLKHAARMDGDDIVFLTDERPTATLSQGVEALARAYEDMRATDERGLSLWGALGEGHRVPGDAPAARLKVLIEDARDFETHWTSGRGEQFYRTWRSGETLHAEVARPASAEAALSDAAWDVITSIKDRVFQRELMRRSEEVGMLGALLGARHAGARSNLSLLPDAHFTVQAAVHTVTGPDARNADTHRALLRAASAELDELQSHTTRQLAEVLRHGLKNN, encoded by the coding sequence ATGGCACGAGCTAAAACGAAAACCGAACCCACCACCGCCTCCCCCTTCACCGCCTTCGACGCGCTGATGGCCACCGCCGCCGTGGACAGCCAGATCCAGGCCCTCGCGGACAGCGGAGCCGACACCCTGACCCTGGACGCCGCCCTGACCGAGGCCACCCAGGCCGCGCAGCGCCGCTGGGGCCTGGGCCTGCACCACCTGAAACACGCCGCCCGCATGGACGGCGACGACATCGTCTTCCTGACCGACGAGCGCCCCACCGCCACGCTGTCACAGGGCGTCGAGGCACTCGCGCGCGCCTACGAGGATATGCGCGCCACCGACGAACGCGGCCTGAGCCTCTGGGGCGCACTCGGCGAGGGCCACCGCGTGCCCGGCGACGCCCCCGCCGCGCGCCTGAAAGTCCTGATCGAGGACGCCCGCGACTTCGAAACCCACTGGACCTCCGGGCGCGGCGAGCAGTTCTACCGCACCTGGCGCAGCGGCGAGACCCTGCACGCCGAGGTCGCCCGCCCCGCCAGCGCCGAGGCCGCCCTGTCCGACGCCGCCTGGGACGTCATCACCAGCATCAAGGACCGCGTGTTCCAGCGCGAACTGATGCGCCGCAGCGAGGAGGTCGGCATGCTGGGCGCGCTGCTCGGCGCCCGTCACGCCGGCGCGCGCAGCAACCTGTCGCTGCTGCCCGACGCGCACTTCACCGTGCAGGCCGCCGTGCACACCGTCACCGGCCCCGACGCCCGCAACGCCGACACGCACCGCGCGCTGCTGCGCGCCGCGAGCGCCGAACTCGACGAACTGCAGTCCCACACCACCCGGCAACTCGCCGAGGTGCTGCGACACGGCCTGAAGAACAACTGA
- a CDS encoding response regulator translates to MTRPFQVLLVDDNPADLLLAQEVFHEHGDALNVTTCSSGKEALEYLRAPGTRPDVVILDVNMPVMSGFEVLEAIKDDPALVWIPVVMLSTSSHPGDVARAYTLHASSYMVKSDSFQAFMDQVDAFVAFWRESRTPSWPERAVH, encoded by the coding sequence TTGACGCGCCCCTTCCAGGTTCTGCTCGTCGATGACAACCCGGCCGATCTGCTGCTCGCGCAGGAGGTCTTTCACGAGCACGGCGACGCCCTGAACGTGACCACCTGCTCCAGCGGGAAGGAAGCCCTGGAGTACCTGCGCGCGCCCGGCACCCGCCCGGACGTCGTGATCCTCGACGTGAACATGCCGGTCATGAGCGGATTCGAGGTGCTTGAGGCCATCAAGGACGACCCGGCGCTGGTGTGGATTCCGGTCGTGATGCTCTCCACGTCCTCGCATCCGGGCGACGTGGCGCGCGCGTACACCCTGCACGCCAGCTCGTACATGGTCAAGAGCGATTCCTTCCAGGCGTTCATGGATCAGGTGGACGCCTTCGTGGCCTTCTGGCGCGAGAGTCGTACCCCCAGCTGGCCGGAACGCGCCGTCCACTGA